The genomic DNA GAGAGAATCTAATCATCTGGAAAAGAGATGTCTTTGGGAAACCTAACAAAAATATTAAGGGATTGCTAAAAACTATAGAAAATCTAGAAGTAATATTAGTTTCACCTAACACACAAGTCATTTTAGACAAAAAACGCTTAGAATTGTAGAACCTCTACGACACTCAGGAGGAAATTGCAAGGCAACAGTCTAGAAACAATAATATAGCTCTAGGTAAAAGAAACACTAAATTCTTTCATATACACACTTTGAAAAGAAGAAAACACAACAACATTGACTGTATTCAAGACAAAAATGCTGTGGTTGTTTCCTTTAGAGATGAGATAGAGGAAGTCTTAACTTCATATTTTGGTGAATTGTTCACAGAATCTTCTACAGATTCTGACAATGAAATTTTTTCTCACATTGCTAGCTTCATTTCTGAACAAGAAAACTTAACTTTAACAGCCATACCCTCTCCTGAAGAGATATGGCTAGTGgttaaaaatctaaaatcaaacaaGGCACCGGGGCCAGACGGATTCCCGGTGAGTTTTTCCAAACATAATTGGGACATAGTTGGACCTTAATTAGTGGCTGTAGTTCAAGATTTTTTCcaaaacaaaaatattaataGAGAACTAAATAAAACTTTCCTTTTTTTGATACCCAAAACCAAACACCCAAAATCGTCTGCTAATGACAGACCAATTGGTATGTGCAACATCCCTTATAAAGGTATAGCCAAACTTATGGCAAATAGATTCAAAAAAATTCTTGAAAACATCATTTCTCCTCTGCAATCAGATTTTCTCTCGTCTAGAAATATTTCCGACAATATCATTGTTGCACACGAAATTGTTCATTCTATgaaaaaaagtaagaaaaaaacTGGAAATATAGGTCTTAAGATAGATATGTCCAAGGCGTTTGATAGGGTAAATTGGACCTTCTTAATAAAATCTTTGAAAGCTTTTGGTTTCTATGAGAGTGGTTCACTTTGATTTTCCAGTGCATCTCAACTCCTTCTATTGCGGTTCTCTTAAATGGAAATCCTTGTAAGGAATTTCAGCCATCTAGAGGTATAAGACAGGGGGACCCTTTACCCCCTATCTATTTATCTTATGTATGAAGGTATTTTCTAGATATCTAAGTCACTTAGAAActcagaaaaaaaattcaaggtATTAGGTAGAGACCAAAAGCTACTCCCATCTCCCACATTTTCTTTGCGGATGATCTGCTTCTGTTCACAAGAGCAGATTTGACTAGCTGTAATTATTTTTTAGAAGCTATACAAGTTTTCAGCAAGGCATCAGGACAAGTAATAAATTTCATGAAATCAGGTCTCTTTTTTAGTAAGAAAAGTTCACAACAAACACTAGGGCATCATTTGTAGActaatgaaaataaagataaaccttAAGGACACTCACTTAGGAGCGCCTGTTTTCATCGACAGATCCAAACTAAAAACTTTCGATAATATTATCGAAAATATGGAACAAAGGATCAAAACTTAGTTGGGGAAAATTCTTTCCCAACCAAGTAAACTAGTACTGAATAAATCAGTCCTCTCTAGTATGCCCATATTTAGTATGGGATGTTTTGTCCTTccgaaaaaaataacaaaaagaattaaaaatttgCAAAGGGACTTTTGGTGGGGGAAACACACAAATTCGAAAGGAATCTACATTAAAGCTTTTGATTTTCTGTGTAAACCCACAGACCAGGGAGGTTTAGGTTTCAAGGAAGCTAATAAGGTAAATCAAGCTCTGATTAGTAGAATCGCTTGGAGGCTTGTCAGTCAGCCAAATGATCTATGGGCTAAAATTTTAAAAGGTAAATATTTCAAAGGATTGGGAGCATTACATGCCAAAAAGAAATCTCACGCTTCATGGATATGGAAATGCATTTTTCAAGGCATAAAACATATTAAAAAACATAGCATATGGGAAGTTGGGGATGGGTCAGCAATCAACATTTGGGAGGATAGATGGATGCCATCTAGAATGCAGACCTTGGCTAACTCAGTTCATAGGTCTAACTTGAGTATAACACTTGTGTCTGAATTGATTAATTCATACACAAAAAATTGGAATTTGGAACTACTACACGAAACTTTTGATAATACCTTAGTTCAGGAAATACTTCACATAAATCTATACACTAACAGGGAGGGCCATCTTAAAAAAGATAAACTAAGATGGACATTAACAAAGAATGGTGAATTCTCTGTCAAGTCCTTGTATGCTAAACTCATAAACCCTAGCCATCTAGTTTCCTTTGCTTCAAAAAGATTCTGGAAAGGGTTGTGGAGTATGGATACTTCACAGCGGATAAAGCTCTTCATATGGAAGTGTTTGCAGGATGCTTTACCAACAAAAATGAAATTAGGAGCAGCCACAGATGAGGAAAAAAATGTGTCTTCTGTCAGCATATGAAAGAATCTACATATCATCTgttctttgaatgttcttactcCAAGAAAGTTTGGAGACTACCACCAATGGATTCCCAGGGAGTATCTCTAAACTTAACAATTGCAAAAACTTTTTTGGAACATTATAATGAATGGCAGACAGGGAACTTAGATTCAATTTCAATGGCTTTAGCAGCAACAAAGtgctggtttatttggaaagaatGTTGTTTGAGAGTGTTTGAAAACAAAACTAGAACTGCTGAACAACTAGCAATTGCTATATCAGGTCACTTTGCTTATTGGAATCCAGACAACAGGAACACTAATCACGGTGTGCACAACATTATTCATCCCAGAAATATTTCCTGGCAACTACCACCTGCAAATACTCTGAAATTAAACTGTGATGCATCTTGGCTATCTGAAATCACTAATGCAGGTTTTGGTTTTGGTATTCGAAACTCAACAGGAACCTTTACATCAGCATAACATGGATGGTGCAGTACCTTCTTAGCCGAAGAAGCAGAAGTTGTAGCTATGCTCAAGGAGACACAATGGGCCAACATACACAATATTCAAAACTTGATAATAGAAGgagataatcaagctacaatatCGTATTTGCAAGGAAAGACAAATTCGGTGAAATGGCAATGCATAGCAGTTTTAGAAGAAGTTAAAGTTGTAGAAGCTAATCTAGTTTCTTTTAAAGGTTTTCAGTATGTAGATAGACGTGCAAACAAGGTGGCAGACTTGTTGGCAAAAGAAGGGAGAAGATCAAGTAGCACTTCTTGGACTGATCAAGCTCCTAGCTTTTTAATTCCTGCAATTGATTTTGACACTGTCAAAGCATATGAATTATGTAATTCTAATGACTCTACCTATGTATCTGTTTCTGCCATGATTAATCTAAGAAATTCAGTCATTGGACGAGCAACTCATCAAGAGTTAGTCTCTGAAGAGCCTGAATTAGCAGATTAATGATGGCTTAGTAATATAAttccttattttcaaaaaaaaaaaagatattttgtttcacaaaaagTAGATCTTTTTGTTTCCAGAAGTGATATTTTATACCTGAACTAACTTCTTGTTTTTTGACttctaaaatcataaaaataaccTCTGGATGTGTATCCAAATACACTATTACAATTTGTGTAAGTTATAGAGAgcgaaagggaaaagaaaaaagaagaggtTTTGGGGGAAAATATAAAAGACTAGGGTTTTAAAGGTTTTGGAGATTTTAGCAGCTCTTGATTCTATTGGGAATTGTGAAGTTTGGCGAATATTTTTTCAAAAAGTAGACGGTGTTTACGTATATGATCCGTCAATGCAAAAACCCTTTAgatcatgatttataaagggggataCCATTATTAGCAGGGGTGATACCAATTCAGCGATCCTACAATCAGGATCTGTTAATATTTATTTGTCCTATATGGATTCGTATCACCCCAAATAATAATGGTACCTCTTTATAAATAGTGCTTTAGATCATCAAAATTTTATTAGTAAACcacaaactctttttttttgaaactgaaattttcaTTGATTAAGAGTCTTGTGTTACATGTTGCGCATTTTCTTGTAATAGAGTTACAATCTCATCAGTAATAGATAAAATCCAAACACTACTTAGAAGAGAGACTCTAGCTAAATTTGCTAATATATCAGCCACCTTATTTTTTTCCTTCGGTACATAGTTACACTTCcagaaaattttattcttgagCATACTTTTTATATCCAAAATCACGTTATATATTCTCCAATCTGTGTTGAAATTTTCTCGATTCACTGCATCAGCTACTAATTGTGAGTCCAATTCAAATATCACCTTGTCTAACTTCATATCCTCTGCCCATAGTAAAGCCTCCCATAATCCCTTACATTCCACCTGTTCTTGACTCAACGCCGTCCCTAGGAAGATGCATTTGGAGCCCCTGTGAGTTCTTGCAAAATCACGAAGAATTAGTCCCATTCCTCCCATTTTAGTAGAATAACTGAAAGaaccatcaacattaattttATGAGTGCCTATAGCAGGTGGACTACAGTGAAGATTTGTCCTCCTTTGTCTAGCATTATTAGTGACAATAGTGACATTTTTTGGTTTTAACAGTTCTATTTCTAGTTTACTTTTCATAATGATTGAATCTGGATTGATCTTCCAACCCTTAAAGGTACTGTCACATCTTGCATTCCATATGGACCAAGCTGTGATTGCTATTTTGCATAGATATTCTTCCTGGATTTGATTAATCTTCAGTCTATCAAACCATTCACAAAACCAATCCACCGGATTAACATCAGCCTGAATATGAAGACCTAGAACAGCAAACCAAACTGCTCTTGAGAGATTGCAATGCAAGATACAGTGAGAAGAAGTTTCTAGTGCTTGAGAACATAGAAGGCAGCCATAATCTCCATTGTGAATCACATAGACCAGCTTATCTCTAGTCTGCAGGATATCCTTAAGACACTTGCATATGAATTGCGCTATTCTAGGCAGCACAGGTAGCTTCCAgagttttttgaatatatactgCATTCTTTGTCCAACAGATTGATTCGCATTTTTCTCTTAAAACATTTTCTTATAAGCTGATTTAACTGTGAAAACCCCGTTTCTCTCCAGTGTCCAAACCATTCTATCTGCATGATGAACATGAGTTGTAATATTAAGAATTAATATTGCAACTGGTTCTTCAAAAAGAGATAGAATAAGAGATTGATTCCACCCTCCAGTTTCTGAGAATAACTGATAAACATAAGTATATTCTTGATAATTAAGACATCCATGCTTTGGAGAAGGAGGAGTTAATAAATCAAGGATCCATCTATAGCTCCAAATTAAGATTGTTTGTCCATTACCCATGCACCAGCAACTGTTGTTTTTGATGAATGGGAATTCTGAGCTGATACTTTTCCATGACCAAGTGGAACTGGAATTATCTTTGATGTCAAAAATCTTCCCATCTGGAAAGTATTTAGCCTTGAGTGATTGATCACATGTAGAAGTATTATCTGAACACAGTCTCCAAGCAGATTTTTCTAGTAAAGCTCTATTAAAAATCTTGAGGTCTCTGAACCCAAGACCTCCTTCTTCTTTTGGCTTACTCACATTTTTCCAAGAAATTGGTGGCTTTCCTTTATTAGTCTTCTTTTTCCTCCAAAATTTTTGTTGAGTAGAATTCATATTCTTAATTGTAGTGTCAGGCAACTTGAATCTCAATATATGATAAACTGGGATGGCATTTGTAACATTTCTCACCATTACAGACCTTCCTGCTTCAGACATATTAATAGAACACCGTTTTGTCATTCTTGATTCCATTTTTTCAGCAAGATTTGAGAAAGGTATTCTCTTGTTTCTTCCCACAAAGAATGGCAGACCTAAATACTTTTCATCACTAATGCTGCGCTGTCTAACTTGAAGAGTGCCACTTATGAGCTGACAACAAGAAGGATTTGTATTTTTGCTGAAGTAAACTGCAGACTTATGAAAATTAATCATTTGTCCTGAGCAAACACTGAATTCTTCAATAACTTGGAGCAATTTATTTGTTTGAGTCTGATTTGCCTTGCAAAATAGAAGGAAATCATATGCAAACAATAAATGGTTTATTTTAGGTGCTGATCTTGAGATTTTCATATCTGTAAGTTTCTTTTGTTGCTCATAATGATTCAACTGTCTTGAAAAAACTTCCATGACCAAGATGAATAGATATGGAGAGAGAGGATATCCTTGTCTGATTCCTCTTGTGGGATTGAAAGAAGCAGAAGGAGAGCCATTAATAATGATTTCTATAGAAGTAGTACTGATACATTGCAACACAAGATGGAAGAATTTTTCACATAATCCAAATCTTCTTAGAACCTCCATTAAGAAACTCcattccaatctatcaaaagctttagacATGTCCATTTTAAGAGCAAGATGGCATGTTCTCCCCTTCTTTTTCTTCATGGCTTTGACAAGTTCTTGAACTAAGCAAATATTGTCAGAAATTAGTCTCCTAGGTACATAAGCTGATTGCATTGGAGAAATAATGTCCACCATGTGCTTCTTGAGTCCGAGAGCAATAATCTTTGAGATCAATTTGTATGTTGTATTACAAGCTATGGGCCTGAAATCTTCAGGTTTATGAGCTCCAGATATTTTTGGGATTAGAGAGATTCTAGTGTTATTCAACTTCTTGAGTAAATAGCCTGAACTGAAGAAGGATTTAACCATATTGCACACATCACCTCCTACTAAATGCCACTGAGATTGATAGAATCCAAGTGGGAATCCATCTGGCCCTGGAGAAGTCCAAGGTTGCATTGACATAAGAGCTTTGTGGATTTCATCATCTTCTGGAATTTTGATAAGTTCTTCATTACTATGATTTGTAATACAAGCAGGAATGaactgaagaaaatttgatggaTCTGCTGGATGAGAAGTAGTTCCTATCTTCTTGAAATGAGAAACTAAGAGATTTTTAATAGTGTTCATGTCTTGACACCAAGCACCATCTGGGGTTTGAAGAGAATATATCTTATTCCTTACCCTTGTATAGTTAGCTCTTATATGGAAATATCTAGAATTTCTGTCCATGTCATTATGAAAGTGATCTCTAGACTTTTGAATATTTAAACTAGTTTGTATCTCATTAAGACTGTCTATTTCTTTTTCCAATTTCAACACTTCATCAGTATTGTTACTCTGAATATCTTGAGCTTGCAGTTTTGAAAGATCTTCTTGTATTTGAATAATCCTTGACTGAACATGACCAAAAGTTGTTTTGCTCCAATTATAAAGAAAGTATCTTGTACTAGAGAGCATATCAGATAAAAGGTAAGCTACAGAACCTGAGAGATTAGTTTTCCAAGCATTCATAATTTCATTTTTGCAAGTATCATTTTGTAACCAATGTTCAAAAAACTTCCAACATCTATCAGTTGTATTAAACTTATTATATAAAGACAGCAAAATAGGAGTATGATCAGAACCCTTTTGGGGAAGATGAATAAGTCTAGAATCAGGATAATTGAGAAACCAAACACTATTAACTAGAGCTCTATCAAGTCTAGATTTATTTTTACCAGTACCATGACTATTACTAGTCTAAGTAAAGGGATTTCCACTATATCCCAAATCATTCAGGCCCGAGTCTTTGATATAATCTAAAACTTCAGAAGCAGTAGGTTCAGTATTGGTGTTTCTTTCATTAGAATTCATAGTAATATTCAAGTCACCTATGAGGACCCAGGGTATCTTAACAGAAGTGCTTAAATCCTTAATGTATTTCCATTGGCTAGGCTGATCATTCTTGTAATAAGTCCCATAAGCACATGAGAGAAACCATTCACCTTTACTTGGATCATTTTTAACTAAAGCATGAAACATATTACTAGAAGAGTTTAAGACATCTAAAGAGaaaccatctttccaaagaagaaTAATGCCACCAGCTTGACCTAAGGAAGGGAGAAAACATTTATTTGGCATATTAAGGAAACTAGTAAGGTTAAGAATTCTATCATCATTAATTTTTGTTTCACACAAAAAAATGATATCAATCGAATGGATTTTGTTCAGATGAGACAAGTGATTTTTAGTATCTTTTCCTAGAATGCCTTGACAGTTCCAACTAATGATTTTCATGTTAGAGTAGGGATTTTTAATTCTCAACTTGATACTCAAGTTGACCAAATGGTTATGATCAGATTTAAAACATGCAAATCGAGAGTTTACTGGAAAATAATAAATGTTATACTTGAGAAAACTATAAATGCCAGAAATTAAATTGTTACTGTAAAAAGTAAATGAATGGATTTAAGAAGAGTTACCAGATTGTTTGAGGCCTCATTCATCTCATGAAGGTTCTCTCCTGCTCTTGTATCCCCTTCTTCAATGAGATCATGCTCCATATCATCTGTGGTATTGGGAAATTGAAGTTTCTCACTATTACCTTCCACGTTTTCTTTAGTAGAATCTTCAGTTCTAGATCTTTTATTGTTTCTTATTTCCCCTTCTTCAAGATCAACATCTTCTTTTGCCTCTTCCTCCATTTTCTTGCGGCTAGCCTCACAAATTCTCTCAAATAGAagatcaatatcttcacaaacctccactccataagcttcaacaaGTTCATGTAGGTAGTTAATATATTGATCATGAGTAAACCTTCTAATCATCAAATCATGTGATATATTGGCACATTACTCTTCATTGTGATCAA from Papaver somniferum cultivar HN1 unplaced genomic scaffold, ASM357369v1 unplaced-scaffold_24, whole genome shotgun sequence includes the following:
- the LOC113340867 gene encoding uncharacterized protein LOC113340867: MQYIFKKLWKLPVLPRIAQFICKCLKDILQTRDKLVYVIHNGDYGCLLCSQALETSSHCILHCNLSRAVWFAVLGLHIQADVNPVDWFCEWFDRLKINQIQEEYLCKIAITAWSIWNARCDSTFKGWKINPDSIIMKSKLEIELLKPKNVTIVTNNARQRRTNLHCSPPAIGTHKINVDGSFSYSTKMGGMGLILRDFARTHRGSKCIFLGTALSQEQVECKGLWEALLWAEDMKLDKVIFELDSQLVADAVNRENFNTDWRIYNVILDIKSMLKNKIFWKCNYVPKEKNKVADILANLARVSLLSSVWILSITDEIVTLLQENAQHVTQDS